The Acinetobacter wuhouensis genome includes the window TAAATGATCAAAATATCCAAAACCTATTCAAACTTTACCCATGGGAATGGGTTTGGGAAGAAAACTTTTCACAATATTTAAAGCCTGAGACCAATTGGGTTGAGCCGTGCTGGAAAATGCTCTTGTCGAATAAGGCAATCTTAGTTGAACTGTGGAAGAAGTTTCCCAATCATCCTTTATTACTCGAATCGCATGCTTTTAAAAACGATATGCAGTTGCAAGGGAAATGGGCAAAAAAACCGATTTTAGCCCGTGAAGGCGCCAATATTCGTGTGGTTCAGGACAATGTCGATCAAGGTGCAGCTTCAGGCAGTTTCTATTTCGATGATTATGATAAATATGGTTACATCGCGCAGAAATGGGTAGAGACACCATTGTTTGATGGCAAATTACCTACGCTTGGTTTATGGATGGTTGGACACACTTGTGCAGGCATGTCGATCCGTGAAGATGAGTTCGATATTATTGGCAATGATGCACATTTTGCGGCGCATTATTTTGTAGAATAGCACTCAAATTTAAGTACACATTCTTTATCGTGAAATGAATCATTGGAATATGTTTTATATTATTTGAACTCTTTCAATGCCTCCTCTGAATCAGTCTTAAAGGTTTACCAACAGCAAGTGGAGTGGCTATTCCATTACAAAATTTTATTGTCCCTTCGATTTTTATCTGTATAGGGCTATTTGTCATTTTCTTTAAAAATACTGATGATGAAATGTGAAGCCGCATTTCCAAATTTAAAAATTCAGCATTGTTTCAAAACTGATGAAATAAAAAGCAACACTGTTAATCTTGTAATTAATTTAAATAATCCACTAGATTATTGATAAGTAAATTTAATAAATCTAAGAGAATATTCATTCTCCAAAGCAATGAAAAATAACTTAACCCATCACATTCAATTCCAAAAGTGATCGTGGTTTTTAATGAATAAAAAGGAAAATTCTGATGTCAGAACAAGCTATTGTTGAGATTTTCAAGAAGAATGTTTTAGGAAAGCGCGCTGATTCCAGTCAATATAATACCAACCATGACGGTAAAGTCGGTCATTGGTTAGAAAAGCAAATGGGGATTAAACCCAATGCAAAAGCAGAAGCCGATCTAATGGGTTTTGAAATGAAAAACCAGACTTCAATCAAAACCACCTTTGGGGATTGGAGTCCAACTTATTTTATTTTCAATGACCCGCATATTATTCAATGGAATACTGGTGAAAATGCGCTTACCCGACGCAATAAGTACTTTTTACCTACTTTTGGAAAACCCAATGAGGATAAAGATAACCGTTTATCTTGGTCGGGCAGTGCTATTCCTAAAATTAACCAAAGAAATCAATATGGTTGTATCCTAAAAGTAACAGCACACAATCATATTGAAATTCAATATAGCTATTCCTTTGACAATCGAACCCACAAATCAACACTCGTCCCTGAAGAATTTAAGAAAGATGATCTGGTGATTGCCCGTTGGAGTGCAGACAAAATGCGTCAAAGGGTCAATCAAAAATTTAATCAGAATGGTTGGTTTAGATGTAAAACCGATGATTCAGGAAAATATGTAGCGATTGAGTTCGGTGAACCATTATCTTTTGAAAAATGGATCCGACTCGTCAAACAAGGCGTGATCTTTTTTGATTCTGGCATGTATGAATCAAATCGTCGCCCCTACAGTCACTGGCGAGCAAGTAATTCACTTTGGGATGCATTGGTCGTTCGATCTTACTAATTTTTCTAACGTATAAAGCGCTTTAACCTTAAATTAAAGCGCTTTATTTTTAATATGTTATAAAAATATTAGATCGTATGTTCAGCCACACGTTTCATGTATTTATTTAAACGGGTAAAGAAGAGTACTTGAAGAAAAATCGTAAATGCAGATACACACCACTCATACCATAGATCAAATGCCGTGTTTTCAAGTTGAAAATATTGGTAAATTCCCAATAAAACCAAACCAAAAGCAATCCCTGCTACCGTTGTTTGTAGAAGAATAGGGAAAGAAAGTGCTGTGATTCTATTCATAAAATGCACACCATTGTCACCGCCATTCGCAACATAGCAACGCTGAATCCCAATGAACATGATCACTAATGTCAGGAGGCATTCTAAACCAATCACACGGACATCATAATAAGGTGAATACATTCCGTAGTAATACACGGCGCTGACCACCAATGCTGCGATTAAATAATAGTTTTTATAATGGCGCTTTTCTAAAGTATCTTCTGATAATTCATGCGCAAGGGCTTTAGTATTCCAAAAATACATAAATATTATTGTCTCTTATTTCATCATTTGCCGACACTGTACCGATTCTTGATGTAAAGATAAAGTCATCTACACAAATAATCATTGACTGATATTTTGAATCGAACATCCATTCAAAAATTTAAATTTAAGCGATTCAAAAATATCAATATTCCATCTTCAATGTAAATAGAGCTAAAACCACGTACAGCGTCATCTTGATCTTTAGGGTACAATCAACTGAAAAAAGTCAAAACGCAGGTTAAAAATGTCTTCTGTAATTGCAACGACAGCGATTCGTGGTCGTTTCCTTGATATTCAGAATACAGTTGCCCAAGCGCGTGAAATACACGACCAAGTGCGATATGTAGAAGATGGTCTACTCATTACTCAAAACGGCAAAATTAGTTGGTTTGGAGAATGGGAAGCAGGTCAACAGCACATTCCCGAAAATACGCAAATTGAACATTATCCTGAGCAACTGATTGTGCCAGGATTTATTGATACGCATATCCATTTCCCACAAACTGAAATGGTGGGCGCTTACGGCGAACAGCTTTTAGAATGGTTAAATACCTATACTTTTCCTACTGAAATTCAATTTGCCGATAAAAACTATGCCGATCAAATCGCGCATTTTTTTGTTCAAGAACTCTTAAAAAATGGTACAACCACAGCACTGGTTTTCTGTACCGTCCATCCACAATCTGTCAATGCATTATTTGAAGCAGCAGAACGCCACCAAATGCGTTTAATCGCAGGTAAAGTGATGATGGATCGTCATGCACCTGAAGCACTGACAGACACAGCAGAAAGCGCTTATACCGACTCTAAAGCTTTGATTGAGAAATGGCATGGTAAAGGACGTAATCTCTACGCGATCACTCCACGCTTCGCACCAACGTCTACACCTGAGCAATTGGCAAAAGCAGGGCAGCTCAAAGCTGAATATCCCGATGTCTATGTGCATACCCATTTAAGTGAAAATAAAAATGAAATTGCTTGGGTCAAAGAATTATTTCCTGAACAAAAAGGCTATTTGGATGTTTATCATCACTATGGCTTAACAGGGGAGCGATCTGTTTTTGCCCATTGTGTGCATTTGGAAGAACATGAGTGGGATTGTATGCATGATACTGATTCTGCGATTGCATTTTGTCCTACCTCAAATTTATTCCTTGGTAGTGGCTTATTTCCATTGAAAAAAACATGGGAAAAACAAGTCAAAGTCGGTTTAGGTACTGACATTGGCGCAGGGACTTCATTTAGCCAGTTACAAACCATCAATGAAGCCTATAAAGTTCAACAGCTACAAGCTGATAAACTGTCAGCGATGGAATCGCTTTATCATGCAACACTCGGTGGTGCAAAAGCACTGCATTTGGATGATAAGCTTGGTAATTTTAATATCGGGAAAGAAGCCGATTTTGTCGTGCTGAATCTGAAAGCCACAGCATTACAAACCTTACGCCAACAACGTGCCAAGAATATTGAAGATGCATTATTTGCCTTATTTACCATGGGCGATGATCGCAATATTCAAGCCACGTATATTTATGGTCAAAAAGCTTATGAGCAAGTCTAAAGATGATCAACCGCCTAAAAGATCAAAGCAGAAATTGATTCTGATCGGCGTGGTTTTTGTGGCGTGTGCTTTACTCCTTAAGCGCGACGCACACTAAAACTTGACTTTGAAAATGTGAAAATTACATATCCAATTGTCAAAAAAGATGCATCTTGAGCTGATATGTTTTAAAATTGATGCATCTTTTAGGTGTTGCTGGTCAACGCCTTTTTTATTTTAGAATTTGCTGTTTAGTTTTAGGTATTTCCCATGACTGTTGAAATGAAAGTAATGATTTCTGCTGAAGAAATTCATGCAAAAGTTCAAGAACTTGGTAAAAAAATTGATGCGCATTATGCCAATAGCGACAAAGAACTGGTTTTAATCGGTTTATTGCGTGGTTCAGTTATTTTTATGGCTGATTTATGTCGTGCAATCACTAAAACTCACGAACTCGACTTTATGACAGTTTCAAGCTATGGCGGTGGTACAACATCGAGCCGTGATGTCAAAATTCTCAAAGATTTAGATGGTGAAATTCGTGGTAAAGATGTCTTAATCGTAGAAGACATCATCGACTCAGGCAACACATTGAGCAAAGTATTAGACATCCTTAGTACACGCGAGCCTAACTCTATTGAGCTGTGTACTTTAGTCAGCAAACCTTCACGCCGTGAGATTGATTTAGAGGTTAAATTCTTAGGCTTTGAAGTTGAAGATAAATTTATCGTTGGTTATGGCTTAGACTATGATCAAAAATACCGCCATATTCCTTTTATTGGTGAAGTTGGTCTTTAAGCTGAATTCAAAAAATTTATAGACCTAAATTTTCTAAGCGACTTCGGTCGCTTTTTTAATATCTGGAATTTTAAAATGAACAAAAATGCAACAACTTTTAGCATATCTAGGCTATTTCAAAACTCTAAAATATTTGAATATAGAAAGAGTTAACTTGAATAACGCAATTACGCTTAGCAATAGAAAGAAAGGAGAAATCTTATGATGTCATTAATCGGTGCCATTATCATTGGTTTTTTTGCAGGTCTGATTGCTCGCGCAATCCATCCTGGTGATGACAAAGCTGGCTTTCTAGTGACAACTGCATTGGGGATCATTGGCTCTTTAGTTGCAACTTATGGGGGACAATTTCTGGGTCTATATAAAAATGGGGCATCGGCAGGATTTATCGCTTCTGTGGTCGGTGCGATCATCGTGTTATTTATCTATAACTTTGTTTCAAAACGCACTTAATTCAAAACTTTTAAAGATCAGCAAAAAGCACCATAAACTGGTGCTTTTTTGTGTTTTAAACAGTGTTAAAAACACTTAAATTACAATCCAAACTTTTGCCAAAGCTTTTCTATTTCATCTGCTGGATAAGCCCCCATCGCTTTATAACCATTTGAAAAAATAATAGCTGGCGTACCCTGCAAACCTAATTTTTGACCTAATTCCAGATTACGATCAATCGGTGTTGCACAGTTTGCAGGCGCAGTAGGTTTTATTCCACTTTGAATTAAATTCTTCCAAGCGTATGCTTTATTGCTTGAACACCACACTTGCTTCGATGGAAGAATAGATTGCGCTTTGATTGGGTAAATGAATGTGTAAATCGTCACATCATTGAGTTTAGCTAAAT containing:
- a CDS encoding LlaMI family restriction endonuclease encodes the protein MSEQAIVEIFKKNVLGKRADSSQYNTNHDGKVGHWLEKQMGIKPNAKAEADLMGFEMKNQTSIKTTFGDWSPTYFIFNDPHIIQWNTGENALTRRNKYFLPTFGKPNEDKDNRLSWSGSAIPKINQRNQYGCILKVTAHNHIEIQYSYSFDNRTHKSTLVPEEFKKDDLVIARWSADKMRQRVNQKFNQNGWFRCKTDDSGKYVAIEFGEPLSFEKWIRLVKQGVIFFDSGMYESNRRPYSHWRASNSLWDALVVRSY
- the guaD gene encoding guanine deaminase — its product is MSSVIATTAIRGRFLDIQNTVAQAREIHDQVRYVEDGLLITQNGKISWFGEWEAGQQHIPENTQIEHYPEQLIVPGFIDTHIHFPQTEMVGAYGEQLLEWLNTYTFPTEIQFADKNYADQIAHFFVQELLKNGTTTALVFCTVHPQSVNALFEAAERHQMRLIAGKVMMDRHAPEALTDTAESAYTDSKALIEKWHGKGRNLYAITPRFAPTSTPEQLAKAGQLKAEYPDVYVHTHLSENKNEIAWVKELFPEQKGYLDVYHHYGLTGERSVFAHCVHLEEHEWDCMHDTDSAIAFCPTSNLFLGSGLFPLKKTWEKQVKVGLGTDIGAGTSFSQLQTINEAYKVQQLQADKLSAMESLYHATLGGAKALHLDDKLGNFNIGKEADFVVLNLKATALQTLRQQRAKNIEDALFALFTMGDDRNIQATYIYGQKAYEQV
- the hpt gene encoding hypoxanthine phosphoribosyltransferase, with product MTVEMKVMISAEEIHAKVQELGKKIDAHYANSDKELVLIGLLRGSVIFMADLCRAITKTHELDFMTVSSYGGGTTSSRDVKILKDLDGEIRGKDVLIVEDIIDSGNTLSKVLDILSTREPNSIELCTLVSKPSRREIDLEVKFLGFEVEDKFIVGYGLDYDQKYRHIPFIGEVGL
- a CDS encoding GlsB/YeaQ/YmgE family stress response membrane protein, whose amino-acid sequence is MMSLIGAIIIGFFAGLIARAIHPGDDKAGFLVTTALGIIGSLVATYGGQFLGLYKNGASAGFIASVVGAIIVLFIYNFVSKRT